The following proteins are encoded in a genomic region of Acidobacteriota bacterium:
- a CDS encoding dienelactone hydrolase family protein: MAREAPRKRVLHEAVQIDNGVIVLDADLRVPDRVAGLVIFAHGSGSSRFSRRNRAVAAVLEDASFATLLLDLLTREEELADEVTREYRFDIDLLARRVVSAADWAQDRPDLRALPVALFGASTGAAAALIAAAERPRVTRAVISRGGRPDLADAALPRVQAPTLLIVGEHDEPVIEMNRDAMLRMKIPVDLQIVPGATHLFEEPGAIEHVARLAADWCRRHLKAGARVERA, encoded by the coding sequence GAAGCGGTTCAGATCGACAACGGCGTCATCGTGCTCGACGCCGACCTGCGCGTGCCGGATCGCGTCGCCGGCCTCGTGATCTTCGCGCACGGCAGCGGCAGCAGCCGCTTCAGCCGGCGCAACCGCGCGGTGGCGGCCGTGCTCGAGGACGCGTCGTTTGCCACGCTTCTGCTCGACCTGCTGACGCGCGAGGAAGAGCTGGCGGACGAGGTCACGCGCGAGTACCGGTTCGACATCGATCTGCTCGCACGGCGGGTCGTCTCGGCCGCCGACTGGGCGCAGGATCGCCCGGACCTGCGCGCCCTGCCGGTGGCGCTCTTCGGCGCGAGCACGGGCGCCGCGGCGGCCCTCATCGCGGCGGCGGAACGCCCGCGCGTGACGCGCGCCGTGATTTCGCGCGGCGGGCGCCCCGACCTCGCCGACGCGGCGCTGCCGCGCGTCCAGGCGCCGACGCTCCTGATCGTCGGCGAACACGACGAGCCGGTGATCGAGATGAACCGCGACGCCATGCTGCGCATGAAGATCCCCGTGGATCTGCAGATCGTGCCCGGCGCGACGCACCTCTTCGAGGAGCCGGGCGCGATCGAGCACGTGGCGCGGCTCGCGGCGGACTGGTGCCGGCGGCATCTGAAAGCAGGAGCGCGGGTTGAGCGTGCGTGA